Genomic window (Dyadobacter fanqingshengii):
CAAGGCGCCACAAAAAAACAAGGAGAAGCACGGGAGGCAATAACAGCATAAGCAAAAAATAACTATTGTTCATCAATCAGGAAAGTCTGTTCCTAAAAATCCAGGCTTTCCTGATTGATTGAATTTTTAAAAAATTCTTATGCACAATCACCGGCCAACTGACAGACTCGAATATTTTAGTGACGCTGTGTTAGCCATAGCGGCAACATTGCTTGCTACGGAATTGCCTAAACCTGAAACCGGAACAGATCTATTGCAGCAACTTATCCAAGAATGGCCTCATTATGCTGCATTCGCCGCGTCTTTCCTGTTTATATGCATTGCCTGGTCGAACCATCACAACATGTATATTTATATAAAACAGACCAATCAGCACCTGCTTATATTGAATGTCTTGTTTTTAATGTTCGTAACGCTTCAGTCTTTCACCACAGGATTATTGGCCCGCCACGTAGGGAAGCCGGACGAACGAACGGCAGCGTTAATCTATCACACAACATTGGTGCTTATGACATTGCTTTATAACTGCGTCTGGTGGTATGCTATCAGAAAGAAAGACCTTTTAGAAGAAAATGCCGA
Coding sequences:
- a CDS encoding TMEM175 family protein gives rise to the protein MHNHRPTDRLEYFSDAVLAIAATLLATELPKPETGTDLLQQLIQEWPHYAAFAASFLFICIAWSNHHNMYIYIKQTNQHLLILNVLFLMFVTLQSFTTGLLARHVGKPDERTAALIYHTTLVLMTLLYNCVWWYAIRKKDLLEENADPKLIQFLTKEYAIAPALHLAALIICLWSVAFSIIPIILLYIYFALPRLSEKKVRDKNNQYQQYNPKD